In Equus caballus isolate H_3958 breed thoroughbred chromosome 25, TB-T2T, whole genome shotgun sequence, one DNA window encodes the following:
- the PRRT1B gene encoding proline rich transmembrane protein 1B isoform X1 → MVRNSKRQGADTKGKGGGDPEDPRSPAHPELPQLPRRPQLLDEDGGPSDEAAADGEDPPAAPQAEASAAPSTQAQAEGEARQGPKVAASGVPNIGFVGEPPPYAPPDPKAVHLLYPPFPQAPVLFQPAPAPQALYPPPAPLYPAAGPQPLFAPFPVYNSPVAGGPVPAGVEHRPPPKDYMMESVLVTLFCCLLTGLIAIVYSHETRAALSRGDLAQAEEASHKARSLVLFSLLFGVFVSTSWVIYVVVALYLP, encoded by the exons gagCGGACACGAAAGGGAAAGGGGGCGGCGACCCGGAGGACCCCCGGAGCCCCGCGCACCCCGAGCTCCCGCAGCTCCCGCGCCGCCCGCAGCTCCTGGATGAGGATGGAGGGCCCAGCGACGAAGCGGCCGCCGACGGGGAGGACCCCCCGGCCGCCCCGCAGGCCGAGGCCTCGGCAGCTCCCTCCACCCAGGCCCAGGCCGAGGGCGAGGCCAGGCAGGGGCCCAAGGTGGCAGCCAGCGGGGTTCCCAACATTGGCTTCGTGGGCGAGCCGCCGCCCTACGCGCCGCCCGACCCCAAGGCCGTGCACCTGCTCTACCCGCCATTCCCGCAGGCGCCCGTGCTCTTCcagcccgcgcccgcgccccagGCCCTGtacccgccgcccgcgccgctcTACCCCGCGGCCGGCCCGCAGCCGCTCTTCGCGCCCTTCCCGGTG TACAACAGCCCCGTGGCGGGCGGGCCGGTCCCCGCCGGGGTGGAGCATCGGCCCCCACCCAAGGACTACATGATGGAGTCCGTGCTGGTGACTCTCTTCTGCTGCCTGCTCACCGGGCTCATTGCCATCGTCTACTCCCACGAG ACTCGCGCGGCCCTGAGCAGGGGCGACCTGGCGCAGGCGGAGGAGGCCTCACACAAGGCTCGCTCACTCGTGCTCTTCAGCCTGCTCTTCGGCGTCTTTGTGTCCACCAGCTGGGTCATCTACGTGGTGGTGGCACTCTACCTCCCCTGA
- the PRRT1B gene encoding proline rich transmembrane protein 1B isoform X2 gives MEAGADTKGKGGGDPEDPRSPAHPELPQLPRRPQLLDEDGGPSDEAAADGEDPPAAPQAEASAAPSTQAQAEGEARQGPKVAASGVPNIGFVGEPPPYAPPDPKAVHLLYPPFPQAPVLFQPAPAPQALYPPPAPLYPAAGPQPLFAPFPVYNSPVAGGPVPAGVEHRPPPKDYMMESVLVTLFCCLLTGLIAIVYSHETRAALSRGDLAQAEEASHKARSLVLFSLLFGVFVSTSWVIYVVVALYLP, from the exons gagCGGACACGAAAGGGAAAGGGGGCGGCGACCCGGAGGACCCCCGGAGCCCCGCGCACCCCGAGCTCCCGCAGCTCCCGCGCCGCCCGCAGCTCCTGGATGAGGATGGAGGGCCCAGCGACGAAGCGGCCGCCGACGGGGAGGACCCCCCGGCCGCCCCGCAGGCCGAGGCCTCGGCAGCTCCCTCCACCCAGGCCCAGGCCGAGGGCGAGGCCAGGCAGGGGCCCAAGGTGGCAGCCAGCGGGGTTCCCAACATTGGCTTCGTGGGCGAGCCGCCGCCCTACGCGCCGCCCGACCCCAAGGCCGTGCACCTGCTCTACCCGCCATTCCCGCAGGCGCCCGTGCTCTTCcagcccgcgcccgcgccccagGCCCTGtacccgccgcccgcgccgctcTACCCCGCGGCCGGCCCGCAGCCGCTCTTCGCGCCCTTCCCGGTG TACAACAGCCCCGTGGCGGGCGGGCCGGTCCCCGCCGGGGTGGAGCATCGGCCCCCACCCAAGGACTACATGATGGAGTCCGTGCTGGTGACTCTCTTCTGCTGCCTGCTCACCGGGCTCATTGCCATCGTCTACTCCCACGAG ACTCGCGCGGCCCTGAGCAGGGGCGACCTGGCGCAGGCGGAGGAGGCCTCACACAAGGCTCGCTCACTCGTGCTCTTCAGCCTGCTCTTCGGCGTCTTTGTGTCCACCAGCTGGGTCATCTACGTGGTGGTGGCACTCTACCTCCCCTGA